The following proteins are co-located in the Choristoneura fumiferana chromosome 23, NRCan_CFum_1, whole genome shotgun sequence genome:
- the LOC141440849 gene encoding uncharacterized protein has translation MWRRMNAPDFLLRIIKGYRIPFIQKPPLVYPSLYQSNYECPHSTEMTAVIDQMKTQGILEVAEPSPSFISTIFLVPKSDGTARPIFNLKALNRFVLTERFSLLNVHRIPDFLQPRDWLCKIDLSQAYFHLPVTQAHRRFLRLIYRQELLEMTCLPFGLSTAPKVFASITNWIAQTLRRENIRIVVYLDDFLIAHQVKNILVNHVNIVLSRLESLGWIVNYEKSVLKPQRGLVYLGVYWDPWSNQKHLPKDKVSKLISQIRLLLNTSKTNRKDLEKLVGLLNFASFVVHLGRLNYRALLNLLNRMPEVSNQKHAIPQDARADLVWWMHNCLCPSPIHVAPPSHFLTTDASDLAWGALLDYQSLWGLWTCAEKELHCNQKEMLAILNALKDRCQFLSHSTVLVQSDNKTVIAYLRNQGGTRSSSLLQLTYRVFQLLEQYQIQLSLFYLPGEVQQSCRSSIETAYTSRMASSSRMHGTSFFQMGSTSNRPVCFGESSCRNELCIDRPKGSRSPISRRLFKGMEFRTGMDISTPVLDTKGAGSPEPSFRDFSNNSSSMAPCFLACGPQGSCQSRSLYTTSPRQEFTGRDHKSTASECSQDDARSLEVWGWSENLTGWKPEQISLLQSSWRASTRKTYNTAWKKWVAWSTQHKVNTTQPTGADVAKYLTDLYLVDKLSYKTILLYKSVVSTLCNTESVERLSTHVLVKHVLKSIALRNPIDKKTPIWNVEVLSDYLRKSKINHNNIFEVCRRTAVLLLLCSGRRIHDLTLLNIDCNHCVFMENSIIFWPMFGSKTDCANYRQSGWRLLTNESSQNLDPVFWIKQTFSLLKDRRESAKCNSLFISLRGDVKTASRTLIAGWIKSLFREAGITATPGSIRAAVASKNWVDNCSVEDILSRGNWRSENTFKNYYRREVMPAPTMNNAINISNLFAAVD, from the coding sequence ATGTGGAGAAGAATGAATGCTCCAGACTTCTTGTTGCGGATAATAAAAGGGTATCGCATACCTTTCATTCAAAAGCCTCCTCTAGTTTATCCGAGTCTTTATCAGAGCAACTACGAGTGCCCGCACTCGACCGAAATGACAGCTGTTATCGATCAAATGAAGACTCAAGGTATACTGGAAGTGGCAGAGCCCTCACCCAGTTTTATTTCCACAATTTTTCTTGTACCAAAAAGCGACGGCACTGCTCGTCCTATTTTCAACCTAAAGGCCCTGAACAGATTCGTATTGACAGAACGATTCAGTCTATTAAACGTTCATCGCATACCGGACTTTCTTCAACCAAGAGATTGGTTGTGCAAAATAGACTTATCACAGGCTTATTTCCATTTACCAGTTACCCAAGCGCACAGAAGATTCTTGCGTCTTATCTACAGGCAAGAGTTGCTAGAAATGACCTGTTTGCCATTCGGCTTAAGCACAGCGCCCAAGGTTTTTGCGTCAATCACCAACTGGATCGCTCAGACGCTGAGAAGGGAAAATATACGAATAGTTGTCTACCTCGACGACTTCTTGATTGCCCACCAGGTCAAAAACATTCTCGTCAATCACGTAAACATAGTCTTGTCAAGACTGGAATCACTGGGATGGATAGTCAATTACGAGAAATCAGTTTTGAAACCTCAGAGAGGGCTGGTGTATTTGGGCGTTTATTGGGACCCGTGGTCCAATCAGAAGCACCTGCCGAAAGACAAAGTATCCAAGTTAATTTCGCAGATACGTCTATTGTTAAACACCAGCAAGACGAACCGGAAGGACTTGGAAAAATTGGTGGGACTCCTAAACTTTGCGAGTTTCGTGGTTCACTTGGGAAGGTTAAACTATCGAGCCTTGTTAAATCTCCTAAATCGGATGCCAGAAGTTTCGAATCAGAAACATGCGATACCTCAAGACGCGAGGGCCGATCTAGTTTGGTGGATGCACAACTGTCTTTGCCCGTCTCCAATTCACGTGGCACCTCCGTCTCATTTTCTGACAACCGACGCATCAGACCTTGCGTGGGGAGCGCTATTAGATTATCAGTCTCTCTGGGGTCTCTGGACATGTGCGGAAAAAGAGTTGCACTGCAATCAAAAAGAGATGCTCGCCATTCTAAACGCTTTGAAAGATCGTTGTCAGTTCCTGTCTCACTCGACGGTCCTAGTCCAAAGCGACAACAAAACTGTTATAGCTTACCTTCGCAATCAGGGAGGAACGAGGTCGTCATCTCTTTTGCAACTAACGTACAGAGTGTTCCAACTGCTGGAGCAGTATCAGATTCAGCTAAGCCTGTTTTACTTACCGGGGGAGGTACAACAGTCATGCAGATCATCTATCGAGACTGCGTACACCTCCAGAATGGCATCTTCTTCCAGAATGCACGGAACGAGTTTTTTCCAAATGGGGAGTACCAGTAATAGACCTGTTTGCTTCGGCGAGAGCTCATGTCGTAATGAACTATGTATCGATAGACCAAAAGGATCACGAAGCCCTATTTCACGACGCCTTTTCAAAGGTATGGAATTTCGAACTGGCATGGATATTTCCACCCCCGTACTTGATACCAAAGGTGCTGGCTCACCTGAACCAAGCTTCAGGGACTTTTCTAATAATAGTTCCTCGATGGCACCGTGTTTTCTGGCGTGCGGACCTCAGGGCTCGTGCCAAAGCCGCTCCCTTTACACTACGTCACCTAGACAAGAATTTACTGGACGTGACCACAAATCTACCGCCTCCGAATGTTCACAAGATGACGCTAGAAGTCTGGAAGTGTGGGGGTGGTCGGAAAATCTAACGGGCTGGAAACCTGAACAAATTTCCCTTCTTCAATCATCTTGGCGCGCCTCTACACGCAAGACGTATAATACAGCCTGGAAGAAGTGGGTAGCTTGGTCAACGCAACATAAAGTAAATACTACACAACCTACGGGTGCAGATGTTGCTAAATACTTAACAGATCTTTATTTGGTCGACAAATTATCTTACAAGACAATTCTTTTATACAAATCTGTAGTATCAACTCTATGTAATACGGAGTCTGTGGAACGATTAAGTACTCATGTACTTGTTAAGCATGTGTTAAAATCCATAGCATTAAGAAATCCAATAGATAAAAAAACCCCGATTTGGAACGTGGAAGTCCTATCTGATTATCTTAGAAAATCTAAAATTAACCACAACAATATTTTTGAGGTTTGCAGAAGAACTGCAGTGCTCCTCCTTCTCTGCTCGGGCAGAAGAATACATGATCTTACGTTATTAAATATTGATTGTAATCATTGCGTATTCATGGAAAATTCAATAATTTTTTGGCCTATGTTCGGATCTAAAACTGATTGCGCGAATTACAGACAATCGGGGTGGAGATTACTGACTAATGAGTCATCCCAAAATCTTGACCCTGTTTTTTGGATTAAACAAACATTCTCGTTATTAAAAGATAGAAGAGAATCGGCTAAATGTAATAGCCTCTTTATTTCTCTGAGAGGTGATGTTAAAACTGCATCGCGTACACTGATTGCGGGTTGGATTAAATCCTTGTTTAGGGAGGCAGGCATAACGGCAACACCTGGGAGCATACGCGCTGCCGTAGCTTCTAAGAATTGGGTGGATAATTGTTCTGTAGAAGATATTTTGTCACGAGGTAATTGGCGCTCGGAAAACacgtttaaaaattattacagACGCGAGGTTATGCCTGCGCCCACCATGAATAATGCCATAAATATATCGAATTTGTTCGCAGCAGTTGATTAA
- the LOC141441024 gene encoding uncharacterized protein isoform X2 has translation MDDTKGECSKAGSQARPTRNRDRSSSSSSSRSSSSSASSCKPGPRRRRHRKSKKRGGTKKELLKLTKLVNSLQAQLARSNECVRPYDNISDISDCSRNLYVENEPDQAPPVPLESEPFAFGLGTKLKEPAMPSTSEGYTDLETNDEVKEYDQNPHLVQADRAFGALTYCMIKQQEALHAAVQDVLAWAQGSTEIVHESLREKLNSVFLSGDYYKVSEDFLQVICGHRAEVIQMRRNGITKRVKDKLVKSALRKIPPSGTSLFNAEAFTAAIEKIWRCTKMFLAIT, from the exons aTGGACGATACTAAGGGAGAGTGTAGCAAAGCTGGTTCTCAGGCAAGACCTACACGAAATCGTGACCGGTCGTCCAGCTCCAGTTCATCGAGAAGTAGTAGCAGTTCTGCTAGCTCCTGCAAGCCGGGCCCGAGGCGAAGGCGGCACCGCAAGTCAAAAAAAAGGGGGGGCACAAAAAAGGAGTTACTTAAATTGACAAAACTCGTTAACAGCTTGCAAGCACAATTAGCAAGATCAAACGAATGTGTTCGCCCGTATGATAATATTTCAGATATTTCAGATTGCAGTCGAAATCTTTATGTGGAAAACGAACCAGACCAGGCACCGCCTGTGCCCTTGGAATCAGAACCGTTTGCTTTTGGACTCGGTACCAAACTAAAAGAACCGGCTATGCCAAGCACGTCAGAAG GCTATACGGACTTAGAAACTAACGATGAGGTTAAGGAGTATGATCAGAATCCTCACTTAGTGCAGGCAGATAGGGCTTTTGGTGCATTAACGTACTGTATGATAAAACAACAAGAGGCCTTACACGCAGCCGTACAGGATGTGCTGGCCTGGGCCCAGGGAAGCACGGAAATCGTACACGAATCTCTTCGTGAAAAacttaacagtgtttttctCAGTGGTGATTACTACAAGGTCTCTGAAGATTTTTTACAGGTTATATGTGGCCACAGAGCGGAAGTGATTCAAATGCGACGTAACGGAATTACAAAACGTGTGAAAGATAAGTTAGTTAAATCTGCTTTACGTAAGATTCCTCCATCAGGTACGTCACTGTTTAACGCTGAGGCTTTCACAGCTGCAATTGAGAAAATATGGCGGTGTACGAAAATGTTTCTGGCCATTACCTAA
- the LOC141441024 gene encoding uncharacterized protein isoform X1 gives MDDTKGECSKAGSQARPTRNRDRSSSSSSSRSSSSSASSCKPGPRRRRHRKSKKRGGTKKELLKLTKLVNSLQAQLARSNECVRPYDNISDISDCSRNLYVENEPDQAPPVPLESEPFAFGLGTKLKEPAMPSTSEGELKLLCDVQRLNHNEWFNLRYAEIQKVYNHTPGYTDLETNDEVKEYDQNPHLVQADRAFGALTYCMIKQQEALHAAVQDVLAWAQGSTEIVHESLREKLNSVFLSGDYYKVSEDFLQVICGHRAEVIQMRRNGITKRVKDKLVKSALRKIPPSGTSLFNAEAFTAAIEKIWRCTKMFLAIT, from the coding sequence aTGGACGATACTAAGGGAGAGTGTAGCAAAGCTGGTTCTCAGGCAAGACCTACACGAAATCGTGACCGGTCGTCCAGCTCCAGTTCATCGAGAAGTAGTAGCAGTTCTGCTAGCTCCTGCAAGCCGGGCCCGAGGCGAAGGCGGCACCGCAAGTCAAAAAAAAGGGGGGGCACAAAAAAGGAGTTACTTAAATTGACAAAACTCGTTAACAGCTTGCAAGCACAATTAGCAAGATCAAACGAATGTGTTCGCCCGTATGATAATATTTCAGATATTTCAGATTGCAGTCGAAATCTTTATGTGGAAAACGAACCAGACCAGGCACCGCCTGTGCCCTTGGAATCAGAACCGTTTGCTTTTGGACTCGGTACCAAACTAAAAGAACCGGCTATGCCAAGCACGTCAGAAGGTGAGTTAAAGCTATTGTGTGATGTTCAACGCTTGAATCATAATGAATGGTTTAATTTACGCTATGCAGAGATTCAAAAAGTTTATAATCACACTCCAGGCTATACGGACTTAGAAACTAACGATGAGGTTAAGGAGTATGATCAGAATCCTCACTTAGTGCAGGCAGATAGGGCTTTTGGTGCATTAACGTACTGTATGATAAAACAACAAGAGGCCTTACACGCAGCCGTACAGGATGTGCTGGCCTGGGCCCAGGGAAGCACGGAAATCGTACACGAATCTCTTCGTGAAAAacttaacagtgtttttctCAGTGGTGATTACTACAAGGTCTCTGAAGATTTTTTACAGGTTATATGTGGCCACAGAGCGGAAGTGATTCAAATGCGACGTAACGGAATTACAAAACGTGTGAAAGATAAGTTAGTTAAATCTGCTTTACGTAAGATTCCTCCATCAGGTACGTCACTGTTTAACGCTGAGGCTTTCACAGCTGCAATTGAGAAAATATGGCGGTGTACGAAAATGTTTCTGGCCATTACCTAA